A portion of the Ferrimonas lipolytica genome contains these proteins:
- a CDS encoding BatD family protein, producing MVIGNIGRRLLPFLLLFLISPSWGFTKLVASIEKNPVIVGQSFGMQITADDSINDQLDLTPLEQDFIIYRSRVSQRTEVINFDMKRQTVWTLELRARREGKITIPALTLNGINSDPINLTAIPLQDIPNTPDQPVRIETTVSATEVWLGQPIAITARLIMAAELQRGNLEAPDHPDVQIQQQGEDSNTTEIIDGVRVQVITRQYVAIPQRSGEIDLGSLSFNGDLMVSTGRPDLFSRGRAVNFSASSAPITLKVNAQPAHYQGQWLVADLATLRLDPLEQTEYEVGQPVTLTLRLTAMGAVAESLPQIAIPEIDNLRSYPDKPERQGGFQQGKLLARMSQTVALVPQQPGTYTIPEIRVPWWNARSNKQEFAVAPAQTITVVPSSTTTAPAPVIATPVTATTVQSAALQLWQGLTALFALLWLLTLIWGWRRSAPPQISTPNQAATLAANHNSALLQACRKNQAAVVINLLPRWASERHQQPLTLAEVAKVYPQLEPHIDALQRSRFSPMQQQWNGAELANAINQCDQQKATNSQSSLPALNPASTIVNN from the coding sequence GTGGTAATCGGTAACATCGGGCGGCGCTTGCTGCCATTTCTCCTTCTATTTTTGATTAGCCCTAGTTGGGGTTTCACCAAGCTTGTCGCCAGCATCGAAAAGAACCCGGTGATCGTCGGCCAATCATTTGGCATGCAGATCACCGCCGACGACAGCATTAACGATCAACTGGATTTAACGCCGTTGGAGCAAGATTTTATTATCTACCGCTCCCGTGTTAGTCAGCGCACCGAAGTGATCAACTTCGATATGAAGCGCCAAACCGTATGGACTCTTGAGCTGCGCGCCCGCCGCGAAGGCAAGATCACCATTCCGGCACTGACGCTTAATGGCATCAATAGCGACCCAATTAACTTAACTGCGATACCGTTGCAGGATATCCCCAACACGCCGGATCAACCGGTGCGGATTGAAACTACAGTAAGCGCCACTGAGGTGTGGTTAGGGCAACCAATTGCCATTACCGCACGGCTTATCATGGCTGCCGAACTGCAACGAGGTAATCTCGAAGCACCAGACCACCCAGACGTACAGATCCAACAGCAAGGTGAAGACAGTAACACCACCGAGATTATCGATGGAGTGCGGGTCCAAGTGATCACCCGCCAATACGTGGCTATTCCTCAACGCAGCGGCGAGATCGACTTAGGCAGTTTAAGCTTTAATGGCGACTTGATGGTGAGCACCGGTCGACCGGATCTGTTCAGCCGCGGTCGTGCGGTAAATTTTTCCGCCAGCAGCGCCCCAATAACCCTAAAAGTAAACGCTCAGCCAGCCCACTACCAAGGACAGTGGTTAGTGGCTGACTTGGCAACCCTACGCCTCGATCCCCTCGAACAAACAGAGTACGAGGTCGGCCAACCGGTAACCTTAACGCTGCGACTCACTGCGATGGGCGCCGTGGCTGAATCTTTGCCACAAATCGCCATTCCTGAGATCGATAACCTACGTTCCTACCCTGATAAACCGGAACGTCAAGGCGGTTTCCAACAGGGCAAACTGCTCGCACGAATGAGCCAAACCGTTGCCTTGGTGCCGCAACAGCCTGGCACCTATACCATTCCAGAGATCCGGGTGCCGTGGTGGAATGCCCGTTCCAACAAGCAAGAGTTCGCCGTTGCGCCAGCACAAACCATTACCGTTGTGCCAAGCAGCACCACAACTGCTCCAGCACCGGTGATTGCCACGCCCGTTACGGCTACAACAGTACAATCGGCAGCGCTGCAGCTATGGCAAGGCTTAACGGCTCTGTTCGCGCTGCTGTGGTTGCTCACCTTGATATGGGGATGGCGTCGCTCTGCTCCGCCACAAATAAGCACACCAAATCAAGCTGCGACTCTAGCTGCAAATCACAACAGTGCCTTACTGCAAGCCTGCCGCAAAAATCAAGCCGCAGTAGTGATCAACCTACTACCGCGCTGGGCTAGTGAACGCCATCAACAACCATTAACGCTCGCCGAAGTTGCCAAGGTTTACCCACAGCTTGAACCGCACATCGATGCACTGCAGCGAAGTCGTTTCTCACCAATGCAACAGCAATGGAATGGTGCCGAACTCGCGAACGCAATAAACCAGTGCGACCAGCAAAAAGCGACAAATAGTCAATCTTCATTGCCAGCGCTTAACCCTGCATCCACAATAGTCAACAACTAG
- a CDS encoding sigma-70 family RNA polymerase sigma factor, whose amino-acid sequence MFGGFGKKKMETAVSSDMISKQRRYETLVRALHTDLFRYAYWLVSDRSVAEDLVQETFLRAWKSLDSLKDEKAAKAWLITILRRENARRFERKQFDLSDIEDHQLADTTTAGPDQNTESHLLQQKMAQLQPDYREPLILQVLYGFSGEEIATILELNRNTVMTRLFRARNQLREALEVDPLDVGHRNG is encoded by the coding sequence ATGTTCGGCGGATTTGGAAAGAAAAAAATGGAAACGGCGGTCTCCTCAGACATGATAAGTAAACAACGCCGTTACGAAACATTAGTGCGCGCCCTCCATACGGATCTATTCCGCTATGCCTACTGGCTGGTCAGCGACCGCTCGGTCGCGGAAGATTTGGTTCAAGAAACCTTCTTACGGGCGTGGAAGTCACTCGATTCACTCAAGGACGAAAAGGCTGCCAAAGCTTGGCTTATCACCATTTTACGGCGTGAGAACGCGCGCCGTTTTGAACGTAAACAGTTCGATTTGTCTGATATAGAAGACCATCAGCTTGCAGATACCACCACCGCTGGGCCGGACCAAAATACCGAAAGCCATCTGCTCCAACAAAAGATGGCACAGTTGCAACCGGACTATCGTGAACCGTTGATCCTGCAAGTTCTGTATGGCTTTAGTGGTGAAGAGATCGCCACCATCTTAGAGTTAAATCGTAACACCGTAATGACCCGCTTATTTCGAGCTCGTAATCAATTGCGAGAAGCGCTCGAAGTAGACCCGTTAGATGTTGGACACCGCAATGGATGA
- a CDS encoding DUF3379 family protein yields MDDLEFRRRLFAEPNSQDPQLTAATSLSEQRSQLRDEVRQLDSKIVDALKIDVPEDLAERLLLRQNLTVHQQSKRRHRWQLAAAASVAFVVGITFTLISQRPDNLGAHAFAHVDHENDFVAELNEHVSLASLNYKMKPLGGQLAALPGDVVYANYCDFQGVRSLHIVMETPQGRVTLFMIPEEGGMNLPSTFTNDKYNGVGVDKHNLHLALVGNKQQELKPVLDELSRNMNAI; encoded by the coding sequence ATGGATGATTTAGAATTCCGCCGGCGCCTATTTGCCGAGCCCAATAGCCAAGATCCGCAACTGACAGCGGCAACCTCGCTGTCCGAACAACGCAGTCAGCTGCGCGATGAAGTACGCCAACTCGATAGCAAGATCGTCGATGCGCTGAAAATCGATGTGCCAGAGGATCTCGCTGAACGCTTACTGCTGCGTCAAAATTTGACTGTGCATCAGCAATCCAAACGTCGGCACCGTTGGCAATTAGCAGCCGCCGCATCGGTTGCCTTTGTGGTAGGCATAACCTTTACCCTGATAAGCCAACGCCCTGACAACCTCGGTGCGCACGCCTTTGCCCATGTTGATCACGAAAACGACTTCGTTGCCGAGCTTAATGAACACGTAAGCCTTGCTTCGCTAAACTACAAAATGAAGCCGTTAGGTGGCCAGCTGGCAGCGCTTCCTGGTGATGTGGTTTATGCCAACTACTGCGACTTCCAAGGGGTTCGTAGCTTACACATTGTAATGGAAACACCACAGGGCCGAGTGACTCTGTTTATGATCCCGGAAGAGGGTGGGATGAATTTGCCGAGCACGTTTACCAACGATAAATATAACGGCGTTGGTGTCGACAAACATAATCTTCACCTCGCGCTGGTCGGCAACAAGCAACAAGAGCTGAAGCCAGTACTGGATGAGTTAAGCCGCAATATGAATGCGATTTAA
- a CDS encoding permease: MNAEFIVMLKDAAYMSFYLGAQLTVLFFLFSYFVGLIQQFLPPEKVKKLMGNERGYVIAALLAAITPFCSASTIPFLKSLFKSQVRFGNIMTFLIASPLLNPVVFGLLTLNFGLNTSVMFFLVALSVSVSAGYLLEKFGFADQVKDAVFDGREESVTCSRTCGSAVTKENLFIRVGKNAFYDFKKAFPYLMIGVAVGAFVYGFVPTEVITRVAGDHNSFAIPVAAFIGIPLYLTVESLIPLSSVLIAKGMSMGALLALIVGSAGASLTEVILLKSLFKNKLIAVFLLVVFTMAISTGLLYNLVA, from the coding sequence ATGAACGCAGAATTTATTGTCATGCTGAAAGACGCAGCCTATATGTCCTTCTATTTGGGCGCACAACTGACCGTCTTATTCTTTCTCTTTAGCTACTTTGTAGGGTTGATCCAGCAGTTCTTACCCCCCGAAAAAGTGAAGAAGTTGATGGGCAACGAACGGGGCTACGTCATTGCCGCCTTACTTGCGGCCATTACCCCATTTTGCTCCGCGAGTACCATCCCGTTTTTAAAAAGCCTGTTCAAATCGCAGGTTCGGTTTGGCAACATCATGACGTTTTTGATCGCCAGTCCGTTGCTAAACCCAGTGGTGTTCGGCCTGCTGACCCTGAACTTTGGCCTCAACACTTCAGTGATGTTCTTCTTGGTTGCGCTAAGTGTTTCCGTCAGCGCAGGCTACCTATTAGAGAAGTTTGGCTTTGCCGATCAGGTCAAAGACGCCGTGTTTGATGGCCGTGAAGAAAGCGTCACTTGCAGCCGAACCTGTGGCAGTGCTGTGACAAAAGAAAACCTGTTCATTCGTGTGGGCAAAAACGCCTTCTATGACTTTAAGAAAGCCTTTCCCTACTTGATGATCGGTGTCGCCGTCGGTGCGTTCGTCTATGGCTTCGTACCAACCGAAGTCATCACCCGCGTCGCCGGTGATCACAACTCGTTCGCCATCCCTGTGGCTGCGTTTATTGGCATTCCGCTCTACTTGACGGTTGAGTCGCTGATCCCACTGAGTTCAGTGCTGATCGCCAAAGGCATGAGCATGGGCGCATTGCTTGCGCTGATCGTCGGCAGTGCCGGTGCCAGTCTGACCGAGGTGATTTTGTTGAAGTCTCTGTTCAAGAATAAGTTGATTGCCGTGTTCCTGCTGGTGGTATTCACCATGGCGATTTCAACCGGACTGTTATACAACTTAGTGGCTTAA
- a CDS encoding ArsR/SmtB family transcription factor: MDSVQSAKVLKELGHPERLRVFQVLSDVGLEGITVGELRDRLEIKGSTLSNYLSNLVAVDLVIQTREGKSIRCVANYDTFDAVFCYIRSNCGKMPATY; this comes from the coding sequence GTGGATTCGGTACAAAGTGCGAAAGTATTAAAAGAGTTAGGTCACCCTGAGCGATTACGTGTTTTTCAGGTGTTGTCGGATGTGGGGTTGGAAGGCATTACCGTGGGTGAGCTGAGGGATCGGCTGGAGATCAAGGGATCGACCCTGTCGAATTATCTATCCAACTTGGTGGCTGTCGATTTGGTGATTCAAACCCGTGAGGGTAAGTCGATACGTTGCGTCGCCAACTATGACACCTTCGATGCGGTGTTTTGCTATATCCGCAGCAACTGCGGCAAGATGCCTGCCACCTACTGA
- a CDS encoding GNAT family N-acetyltransferase, translating into MTSIQQDVTWTWMSFEQLTTQQLYAVLQLREQVFQIEQNSLYVDVDGEDQQALHLLVEQQGQLVGYLRLLQPDEQLIKLGRIVLAPAARGGSLGRALIQEGLKHGQKLNPSAKIKISAQVALEQYYGQFGFEVTSTPYDDGGVMHQDMELRCSSVQVTHQ; encoded by the coding sequence GTGACCAGTATACAACAAGATGTGACTTGGACGTGGATGTCGTTCGAACAACTAACCACACAACAGCTATACGCAGTACTGCAACTGCGTGAGCAAGTGTTTCAAATTGAGCAAAACAGCCTGTATGTCGACGTTGATGGCGAAGATCAGCAAGCACTGCATCTGCTGGTTGAACAGCAGGGCCAATTAGTGGGTTATTTGCGTTTGCTACAGCCAGACGAGCAACTGATTAAATTGGGCCGGATCGTACTGGCGCCTGCGGCTCGCGGTGGTTCATTGGGGCGAGCTTTAATTCAAGAGGGGTTGAAGCATGGCCAAAAGCTGAACCCTAGTGCAAAGATTAAGATCTCCGCTCAGGTAGCATTAGAGCAATATTATGGTCAGTTTGGATTTGAGGTAACCTCAACGCCTTACGATGATGGCGGGGTGATGCATCAAGATATGGAGCTCCGCTGCTCATCGGTACAAGTTACGCATCAATGA
- the putP gene encoding sodium/proline symporter PutP, translated as MPVSTTITFFAYLIMLLVIGTVAYKATTTSSDYILGGRKMGPAVTALSVGASDMSGWLLLGLPGAIYISGLSEVWIGIGLVIGAWLNWFLVAKRLRIYTEFTNDSLTLPDFLERRFADNGILRLVAASTTLLFFTFYTSSGMVGGAILFEQVFSLDYQTALLVGSAIIVSYTFVGGFFAVSWTDFFQGILMLIALLMVPAVVFFGDGNNAIDALDPAMLEILPESLTTMTIISLMAWGLGYFGQPHILSRFMAIGSTKDLPVSRRIAMSWMVLSLIGALATGLAGAVMFADAPLANKETVFIELSKVLFNPWIAGVLIAAILSAIMSTIDSQLLVCSSVVTEDFYRKWIKPSATERERIMVGRLTVLGVAVLATVIALNPESSVLSLVSYAWAGFGAAFGPVILLSLYWHSYSRFGAIATILVGAVTVLIWKPLEGGVFDLYELLPGFIFASLAGIIVSLIKPAEQTVRAKHAQFEQQL; from the coding sequence ATGCCTGTTTCTACTACCATCACTTTCTTCGCCTATCTCATCATGTTGTTGGTGATAGGCACGGTGGCATACAAAGCTACCACTACCTCTTCAGACTACATCCTCGGTGGTCGAAAAATGGGGCCAGCCGTTACCGCTTTGTCTGTCGGTGCCTCAGATATGTCTGGTTGGCTACTGCTTGGGCTTCCCGGCGCAATCTACATATCTGGATTAAGCGAAGTGTGGATCGGTATCGGTCTGGTTATCGGTGCCTGGCTCAATTGGTTCTTGGTCGCTAAACGACTGCGGATCTATACCGAATTCACCAATGATTCACTCACCTTACCGGACTTCCTCGAGCGTCGTTTTGCCGATAATGGCATTTTACGCTTGGTTGCAGCCAGCACTACCTTACTGTTCTTCACCTTCTATACGTCATCGGGCATGGTCGGGGGCGCCATTTTGTTTGAGCAAGTGTTCTCGCTAGATTACCAAACCGCACTATTAGTGGGCTCAGCAATTATTGTTTCGTACACCTTTGTGGGTGGTTTCTTTGCGGTAAGTTGGACTGACTTCTTCCAAGGGATCCTAATGTTAATCGCCTTGCTAATGGTGCCAGCTGTGGTGTTCTTTGGTGACGGCAACAACGCCATCGATGCACTCGATCCAGCTATGCTTGAAATCCTGCCAGAGAGCCTCACCACCATGACGATTATCTCGCTGATGGCATGGGGTTTAGGCTACTTTGGCCAACCCCACATCTTATCTCGCTTTATGGCCATCGGCTCAACCAAGGATCTACCGGTATCACGTCGCATCGCGATGAGTTGGATGGTGCTTTCCCTTATTGGTGCGCTAGCTACAGGCTTAGCCGGCGCGGTGATGTTCGCCGATGCACCGTTAGCCAACAAAGAAACCGTCTTTATTGAGTTGTCTAAGGTGCTATTTAACCCTTGGATTGCCGGTGTACTGATTGCGGCAATTCTCTCCGCCATTATGAGCACCATCGACTCACAATTGTTAGTTTGCTCCTCCGTGGTTACGGAAGACTTCTACCGCAAATGGATCAAACCAAGCGCGACCGAACGTGAACGCATAATGGTCGGCCGTTTAACTGTTTTAGGGGTTGCGGTATTGGCAACCGTCATTGCCCTAAACCCAGAATCAAGTGTGTTATCTCTAGTGAGCTACGCGTGGGCTGGTTTTGGCGCGGCCTTCGGTCCAGTGATCTTGTTGTCACTATACTGGCACTCTTACAGTCGCTTTGGTGCGATTGCGACGATTCTCGTTGGTGCTGTAACGGTGTTGATCTGGAAGCCTCTCGAAGGGGGAGTTTTCGATCTTTACGAGCTGTTGCCAGGATTCATCTTTGCATCACTGGCCGGAATAATTGTCAGCCTAATTAAGCCAGCGGAGCAAACAGTTAGAGCAAAACATGCGCAGTTTGAGCAACAGCTCTAG
- a CDS encoding outer membrane protein transport protein codes for MTKIATACALALMSSQSFAAGFLLNETSASGLGRAFAGEGAAADDAAVLARNPAAMALFDTAALSIAGTYIDPGVDMNGVTNPFGDPNNLDIDGAAPEAFIPAAYYIRPLNDKVAVGFAAFTNFGLGTDFDDDHGAGPIAGKTDMITMNFNASVSYRINDNWSVGAGANVVYGDAEFERFLGDTADFINSQLPVPFGLENTDVAASMKGDGFGYGYNIGVMYEVNDRHRFALTYRSDITLELEGDYYSDLPSGAGLNGTSGEKIDGYLDLELPAIAEFSGYHEITDQVTLHTTVMWTNWSVFEDIDGRADGDSTLTGGLCGLNPVGCEVSDGDSLLLKEENFEDAWRFGLGMTYKVSSEVALRAGIAYDETPVPENHRSISIPDSDRIWYSIGANYRMSDQSSIDFAFSFIDGEEVEVNESGFVLESEGNAILVAAQYNYAF; via the coding sequence ATGACTAAAATTGCTACTGCTTGCGCATTAGCACTGATGAGCAGCCAATCTTTTGCTGCTGGCTTTTTATTAAACGAGACTTCTGCTTCTGGCCTAGGCCGTGCGTTTGCCGGTGAAGGTGCTGCCGCTGACGATGCCGCTGTTTTGGCGCGTAACCCAGCCGCGATGGCGTTATTTGATACTGCTGCTCTATCCATCGCTGGCACCTACATCGATCCGGGCGTAGACATGAACGGTGTCACCAACCCGTTCGGCGATCCTAACAATCTAGATATCGATGGCGCTGCACCAGAAGCATTCATTCCTGCCGCTTACTACATCCGCCCGCTGAACGATAAAGTTGCGGTTGGCTTTGCCGCCTTTACCAACTTTGGTTTGGGTACTGATTTTGATGATGACCATGGCGCAGGTCCGATTGCCGGCAAAACCGACATGATCACCATGAACTTCAACGCCAGTGTATCCTACCGCATCAACGACAACTGGAGCGTAGGTGCCGGTGCCAACGTAGTATACGGCGATGCCGAATTCGAACGCTTTTTAGGTGATACTGCCGACTTTATCAACAGTCAATTGCCTGTTCCATTTGGTCTAGAAAACACCGACGTTGCCGCGTCAATGAAAGGCGATGGTTTCGGTTACGGTTACAACATCGGCGTGATGTATGAAGTAAACGATCGCCATCGTTTCGCATTAACCTACCGCTCCGATATCACCTTAGAGCTTGAGGGTGACTATTACAGCGATCTTCCATCTGGCGCTGGTTTGAACGGCACTAGTGGCGAAAAGATTGATGGTTACCTCGATCTTGAACTGCCTGCCATCGCTGAATTCTCTGGCTACCATGAGATCACTGATCAGGTAACCCTGCACACTACCGTAATGTGGACCAACTGGTCTGTATTTGAAGATATTGACGGTCGAGCTGACGGCGATAGCACCTTAACCGGCGGCTTATGTGGCCTTAATCCAGTGGGTTGTGAAGTCAGTGATGGTGACTCACTGCTACTTAAAGAAGAAAACTTTGAAGATGCGTGGCGCTTCGGCTTAGGTATGACTTACAAAGTAAGCTCTGAAGTTGCTTTGCGTGCCGGTATCGCTTACGACGAGACCCCAGTGCCAGAAAACCATCGTTCAATCTCGATCCCAGACTCAGACCGTATTTGGTACTCTATTGGTGCTAACTACCGCATGAGCGATCAATCTAGCATCGACTTCGCATTCTCCTTCATCGACGGTGAAGAAGTTGAAGTAAATGAATCTGGCTTCGTGCTGGAGTCAGAAGGCAATGCTATCTTGGTTGCAGCACAGTACAACTACGCATTCTAA
- a CDS encoding rhodanese-like domain-containing protein: MKNWLIVAFATLLSFSALASERATEAWSLINDGAVLIDVRTTDEFLAGHIPNAHHLEYNTISTTIGKLHIPVSKPIVVYCRSGNRSGIAEKTLLKMGYTVHNAGGLNELLATRK; the protein is encoded by the coding sequence ATGAAAAATTGGTTAATTGTGGCCTTCGCCACCTTGTTGTCGTTTTCAGCACTCGCTAGCGAACGTGCTACCGAAGCTTGGTCATTGATCAACGACGGAGCTGTACTTATCGATGTGCGCACCACTGATGAATTTCTGGCGGGACACATCCCCAACGCTCATCATCTCGAGTACAACACCATATCGACAACCATCGGTAAGCTTCATATTCCAGTAAGCAAACCAATCGTAGTTTACTGCCGCAGCGGTAATCGCAGTGGCATTGCTGAAAAAACGCTACTGAAAATGGGTTATACGGTACACAATGCCGGTGGCCTTAATGAGCTACTCGCTACCCGCAAATAA
- the rssA gene encoding patatin-like phospholipase RssA, which produces MDNDIRIGIALGSGAAKGWAHIGVLRGLDRLGIKPNLVAGCSIGAFVGAAYAAGKLDELEQWVCNFSGWDVFNLLDLSWRRGGIIGGERVFAAATEAIGINSVDELTMPFIAVATDLYSGQEVWLEQGKLEDVVGASCAIPGFVMPKQIGNRWLVDGAVVNPVPVSAARALGADMVIAVDLHGDGRQHGEMPVRINTDKPLESDDELASSVVPVKSHSGGFMDLLVSGREFIDRITDSFSGNDAAQSNALAVMHQSMEILEQRHKRSKMMGDPPEVVVLPQVGDIVTIEFQRAADAIEAGEAAVARVAHILEAEVARLQQARHLR; this is translated from the coding sequence ATGGATAACGACATCCGTATCGGCATCGCGTTAGGCAGTGGCGCCGCTAAAGGTTGGGCTCACATCGGTGTGCTGCGAGGGCTCGATAGATTGGGGATCAAACCAAATCTAGTGGCTGGTTGTTCCATTGGTGCGTTTGTTGGCGCCGCCTATGCCGCGGGTAAATTGGATGAACTGGAACAGTGGGTTTGCAACTTCAGTGGTTGGGATGTCTTTAACCTATTGGATCTATCGTGGCGTAGAGGCGGGATAATTGGCGGTGAGCGCGTGTTTGCCGCCGCAACTGAAGCAATAGGCATTAATAGCGTTGATGAGCTGACGATGCCATTCATTGCGGTTGCCACCGATCTTTACAGTGGCCAAGAAGTTTGGCTGGAGCAGGGCAAACTTGAGGACGTGGTTGGTGCATCTTGTGCAATCCCCGGCTTTGTTATGCCGAAACAGATTGGTAATCGTTGGTTAGTCGATGGTGCAGTGGTTAACCCAGTGCCAGTATCGGCAGCACGAGCGTTGGGGGCAGACATGGTGATTGCGGTCGATCTGCATGGTGATGGACGTCAACATGGTGAAATGCCGGTGCGGATTAATACTGATAAACCGTTGGAGTCAGATGACGAGCTTGCATCGTCAGTTGTACCGGTGAAAAGTCATAGCGGTGGCTTTATGGATTTGCTGGTTTCTGGGCGTGAGTTTATTGACCGCATCACCGACAGCTTTAGCGGTAACGATGCTGCCCAATCCAACGCGCTGGCGGTTATGCATCAGTCGATGGAGATCTTGGAGCAGCGCCATAAGCGTTCGAAGATGATGGGGGATCCACCAGAGGTGGTGGTGCTACCTCAGGTTGGTGACATTGTCACCATTGAGTTTCAACGGGCTGCCGATGCAATTGAGGCTGGGGAGGCGGCGGTAGCTAGAGTGGCGCATATTTTGGAAGCCGAGGTTGCGCGCTTGCAACAGGCTCGGCATCTACGCTAA
- a CDS encoding SulP family inorganic anion transporter, with amino-acid sequence MFELRSNPDASAKADLLSGLTVALALIPEAVAFAFVAGVEPMVGLYAAFIVGIITAIFGGRPGMISGATGAMAVVMVALVAEHGVQYLFAAVVLTGILQISAGLLRLGKFIRLVPHPVMLGFVNGLAIVIFLAQLGQFKVLDASGSMVWMQGEMLYTMLGLIALTMAIIHFLPKLTNAIPSSLAAILVVALLVHGLGLDTPTVIDFVRSMTGDVNSTLEGSLPTFAIPAVPFNFETLWIVLPYSMILASVGLIESLLTLTLVDELTQTRGKGNRECVAQGSANLVSGFFGAMGGCAMIGQSMININSGGRSRLSGASAAMFLLAFILFGATLIEMIPIAALVGVMFMVVLGTFEWSSFRIVNKIPKSDAFVIVLVSAVTVLTDLAIAVLVGVIVSALRFAWEHATHMMAPSHIDQFGRKIYKVQGPLFFASTTSFLELFDANNDPEDVIVDFADSRVADHSALEAIDTLAERYLREGKRLHLRHLSPECRRLLHKAGNLVEVNLMEDPNYKVAVDELAG; translated from the coding sequence ATGTTTGAACTTCGCAGTAATCCTGATGCTTCCGCTAAAGCGGATCTGCTCTCCGGTTTAACCGTAGCGCTAGCACTGATACCAGAAGCGGTGGCCTTTGCCTTCGTTGCCGGTGTCGAACCAATGGTTGGTTTATACGCCGCCTTTATCGTAGGTATTATCACCGCAATCTTTGGCGGTCGTCCGGGCATGATCTCCGGCGCAACTGGCGCCATGGCCGTTGTGATGGTCGCACTTGTTGCTGAACACGGGGTTCAATACCTGTTTGCAGCGGTGGTGTTAACCGGCATATTGCAGATCAGTGCTGGCTTACTGCGCCTAGGTAAGTTCATCCGTTTGGTGCCTCACCCAGTAATGTTGGGTTTCGTCAACGGCTTGGCCATTGTGATTTTCCTTGCTCAGCTAGGTCAATTCAAGGTACTTGATGCCTCTGGCAGCATGGTTTGGATGCAAGGCGAAATGCTTTACACCATGCTGGGTCTTATCGCCCTAACCATGGCTATCATCCACTTCCTACCGAAACTGACCAATGCCATTCCATCATCATTGGCTGCCATTTTAGTGGTTGCTCTATTGGTACATGGTTTAGGGCTAGATACCCCAACCGTAATTGATTTCGTTCGTTCGATGACAGGCGACGTTAACTCCACCTTGGAAGGTAGCTTACCAACCTTCGCTATCCCAGCGGTGCCGTTTAACTTCGAAACTCTGTGGATCGTATTGCCATACAGTATGATTTTAGCCTCTGTTGGCCTGATTGAGTCATTGCTTACATTGACTCTGGTAGACGAATTGACCCAAACCCGTGGTAAAGGTAACCGCGAGTGTGTGGCTCAAGGCAGCGCAAACTTAGTGTCCGGTTTCTTCGGTGCAATGGGTGGTTGTGCCATGATTGGTCAGTCGATGATTAACATCAACTCCGGTGGCCGTTCGCGCCTATCCGGTGCATCAGCGGCAATGTTCCTGCTGGCGTTCATCTTATTCGGTGCAACCCTTATTGAGATGATACCAATCGCGGCACTGGTTGGTGTTATGTTTATGGTGGTACTGGGTACCTTCGAGTGGTCAAGCTTCCGCATTGTCAACAAGATCCCTAAGTCCGATGCCTTCGTCATTGTGCTGGTATCAGCGGTTACTGTATTGACTGATTTGGCCATTGCAGTATTGGTTGGTGTAATCGTTTCCGCCCTGCGCTTTGCTTGGGAACACGCTACCCACATGATGGCGCCAAGCCATATCGATCAGTTCGGTCGCAAGATTTACAAGGTTCAAGGGCCGTTGTTCTTCGCTTCAACCACCTCGTTCCTTGAGCTGTTTGACGCCAACAACGATCCGGAAGATGTAATTGTCGACTTCGCCGATTCTCGAGTTGCCGATCACTCCGCTCTGGAAGCAATTGATACCTTGGCAGAGCGTTACCTGCGCGAAGGTAAGCGTCTGCACCTCCGTCACCTAAGCCCTGAGTGTCGTCGCCTGCTGCACAAAGCTGGCAACCTGGTTGAAGTGAACCTGATGGAAGATCCTAACTACAAAGTAGCAGTGGACGAATTGGCCGGTTAA